From the genome of Mycetocola spongiae, one region includes:
- a CDS encoding GntP family transporter, with amino-acid sequence MSVLARFAAATDAIGPAVELSTPLLLIIAALGIALLLLLIIKFRIHAFIALLVVSIVVAIATRIPLGDIFTLVGQGVGSTMTKVALIIALGAILGRLIELSGGVQSLADHFTDLLGPKRVAIALTIVAFLVAIPVFFEVGVIVLVPIIYAFSKVNGFHPIKFGLPMVGIMLTVHVVMPPHPGIVAGAGIFGADIGLVTLVALPICIVLGFLCYWIASIMNRREYALSPSVAAQIAELGQGSTVITTTDKNGNVMAPPRAGLIIALVAIPIVQILVGTVGSLMIEEGTFAHGLFVFIGTPVFALLVAVAIAYFTLAVRRGWGKDRTNEAFETAMPPIASILLVVAGGGIFGQVLQSSGIGGALAEALDGLGVPLILLGFVVSLVLRAAQGSATVAIVTTGGLLSAAVLGGDFSALQIALITVAVGFGSLGLSHVTDAGFWVVTRYLGLTVADGLRTWTVLTTLLGLAGFALTWLVWGITAGIGA; translated from the coding sequence ATGTCTGTTCTGGCTCGTTTTGCCGCCGCCACCGATGCCATCGGTCCCGCGGTGGAGCTCAGCACCCCGCTGCTGCTGATCATTGCCGCGCTGGGTATCGCCCTGCTCCTGCTGCTGATCATTAAATTCCGTATCCACGCGTTTATTGCGCTGCTGGTGGTGAGCATCGTGGTGGCCATTGCCACGCGGATTCCGCTCGGTGATATCTTCACCCTGGTGGGTCAGGGCGTGGGCTCCACCATGACCAAGGTGGCGCTGATCATCGCGCTCGGGGCGATCCTCGGCCGCCTGATCGAGCTGAGCGGGGGAGTGCAATCGCTCGCCGATCACTTCACCGATCTGCTTGGACCCAAGCGGGTGGCCATCGCGCTGACGATCGTGGCGTTCCTCGTGGCGATTCCCGTGTTTTTTGAGGTGGGCGTGATCGTATTGGTCCCCATCATCTATGCCTTCTCCAAGGTCAACGGTTTCCACCCGATCAAATTTGGGCTGCCCATGGTGGGCATCATGCTCACGGTGCACGTGGTTATGCCGCCGCACCCGGGCATCGTGGCCGGCGCCGGAATCTTCGGAGCCGATATTGGGCTGGTAACCCTGGTGGCCCTGCCGATCTGTATCGTCCTGGGCTTCCTGTGCTACTGGATCGCGAGCATCATGAACCGCCGCGAATATGCGCTCTCGCCCTCGGTGGCCGCGCAGATCGCGGAGCTTGGTCAGGGCAGCACGGTGATCACCACCACCGATAAAAACGGTAACGTGATGGCTCCGCCGCGCGCGGGCCTGATCATTGCCCTCGTGGCGATCCCGATCGTGCAGATCCTGGTGGGTACCGTCGGCTCCCTCATGATCGAGGAGGGCACGTTTGCCCACGGCCTGTTTGTGTTTATTGGCACGCCGGTATTTGCGCTGCTGGTGGCCGTGGCCATCGCCTATTTCACGCTCGCGGTTCGTCGCGGCTGGGGTAAGGACCGCACCAATGAGGCGTTTGAGACGGCCATGCCGCCGATCGCGTCGATCCTGCTGGTGGTGGCCGGCGGTGGCATCTTTGGTCAGGTACTGCAGTCCAGCGGTATCGGTGGGGCGCTTGCCGAGGCCCTGGACGGCCTGGGTGTGCCGCTGATCCTGCTCGGTTTTGTGGTGTCGCTTGTGCTGCGTGCGGCGCAGGGTTCGGCCACCGTGGCGATCGTGACCACGGGTGGTTTGCTTTCGGCCGCGGTTCTTGGCGGGGACTTTAGTGCCCTGCAGATCGCGCTGATCACGGTGGCGGTGGGCTTTGGCTCGCTGGGCCTCTCGCATGTGACCGATGCCGGTTTCTGGGTGGTCACCCGCTATCTGGGGCTCACGGTGGCCGATGGTCTGCGCACCTGGACGGTGCTGACCACGCTGCTGGGCCTGGCCGGTTTTGCCCTGACCTGGCTGGTCTGGGGCATCACGGCGGGGATCGGCGCCTAG